In Lysinibacillus sp. 2017, the DNA window GTACGGTGCATTAACGTACCGCCGAAACGACGGAAGTCAAGTAAACCTTCTGGCGTACGGTTGAACATTACACCCATACGGTCCATTAAGTGGATGATACCAGGAGCGGCATCAGCCATAGCTTTTACTGGTGGTTGGTTCGCTAAGAAGTCCCCACCGTATACTGTATCATCAAAGTGGATCCATGGAGAATCCCCTTCACCTTTTGTATTAACTGCTCCGTTAATTCCGCCTTGTGCACAAACAGAGTGTGAACGTTTAACTGGAACTAACGAGAATAATTCAACTGCAGTACCAGCTTCAGCAGCTTTAATCGTAGCCATTAAGCCGGCAAGACCGCCACCAACGACGATAATTTTACTCTTTGCCATGATTATTTCTCACTCCTTAATTAATTGCTAAATACTTTACTCACAAATTCAGCCCAATCTTGTCCCTACTAGATATTAGTGGTCAAGTAGGTAGGATTATGCGAATGAAACGATTGCTGCAACACCAATAATACTTAAAATCACAAATACCACTAATGAAACATAAGTGAAGATTTGTTGAGATTTTCTAGATTGAGTGATACCCCAGCTAACGCAGAATGTCCATAAGCCGTTCGCTAAGTGGAATGTTGCAGACACGATACCAACAATATAAAACGCTAACATTAATGGATTGTCCACGATTTCTGCAATCATGTTCCAATCAACGTCAGCACCAAATGCTCTTTGGATACGTGTTTGGAAGATATGCCATGCAATGAAGATTACAAGGAAAATCCCTGTAAAACGTTGTAATGTAAACATCCAGTTACGGAACGTGCTGAAACGTTTCGTGTTGTGTGTAGCAGTAAATGCAATAAACACTCCGTAGAATGCGTGGAACATAAGTGGGATATAAATAATAACCCATTCCATAACTAACAATAACCAATGTGGAACTAGATCTAAAAGTCCAATTGAATCATTGTAATTTGCTTCACCGCTAATTGCAGTAAAGTTCAAACATAAGTGGAACACCAAGAACAACCCGACAGGAACTACACCTAGTAACGAGTGTAAGCGGCGCCATAAAAATTCGCGATCTTTCGACAAAACTGTTACCCCCCTTAGTACTTGAAATTTCCAGTCACATTCGTCAAGAAATTTTAGACGATGTTTTGTTGACTGCATATTTCATCATGGTACAATATTATGACATGTCCATTGTACTCTCAACAGATACTAGCGTCAAGGCAACACAAGATATTTTATAATCATTTTAAAGACGGTTTTTTACTGCTTTAGTAATGGTTATTCTTTCTTATTGCGCTATTCTTTTACAATGAATCTATTTATATAAGAAAATTTATGAAAGAGGTTTTACTATGGAAGGGTATAAAATGAAAACGATTCCAAGTTTTGGTTACGAAATCATTCGTGATCATCTACTTCATTCAATTTTAGGAAAGCATGAAGAAGATGTACTATACTGGGCAGGCAAGGAATTAGCTAGAAAATTCCCATTATTCTCAATGGACGAAGTTGCTTCTTTCTTCGTTGAAGCTGGTTGGGGTCAGTTAGTACTTGAAAAAGAAGCCAAAGACGAAACACATTACATACTTACGACAGAAGAGGAAAACTCTTTGAATATCGAACAGCGTTGTTTCCGTTTAGAAGCTGGTTTTTTAGCAGAGCAAAAACAAAAGCAACTCGGCTTCTTAACGGAGTGCTATGAAGAAAAGAATGAAAAGAAAAACCTAGTTAAATTTACTTTAAAGTGGGATTTGAAGGAACAAATTTAATGAGAAAAGAGCTGCACAGTTTTGTGGCAGCTCTTTTTTTATGCTTTTATCCCGCAATAACTCCTCGCATCGCTAAATTAAATTCATCATGTAAGGCATTTGCCGCGCGTACCATATCATCTTGTGGCACGACAACTGATACGATAATTTCTGACGTACTCACCATTTTCACGGGAATATGCTCACGGCCTAAACATGCAAACATTCGCGCTGCCACGCCTGGACTTGAAGCCATACCAGAACCAATGATTGATACTTTTGCTAAGCCCACTTCAAAATCAGCAAAACGAAAGCCTAATGATGGCTTGCTCGTTTCTAAAACACGTAAACTTTGCGCAAACTGCTCTTTCGAAAT includes these proteins:
- a CDS encoding YslB family protein — protein: MEGYKMKTIPSFGYEIIRDHLLHSILGKHEEDVLYWAGKELARKFPLFSMDEVASFFVEAGWGQLVLEKEAKDETHYILTTEEENSLNIEQRCFRLEAGFLAEQKQKQLGFLTECYEEKNEKKNLVKFTLKWDLKEQI
- a CDS encoding ACT domain-containing protein, producing MEKSLIVHGIAYESDIIRLTIGYDSYEMAALSGVFSILEENKINVDIIVQAVIENVKPTISFTISKEQFAQSLRVLETSKPSLGFRFADFEVGLAKVSIIGSGMASSPGVAARMFACLGREHIPVKMVSTSEIIVSVVVPQDDMVRAANALHDEFNLAMRGVIAG
- a CDS encoding succinate dehydrogenase cytochrome b558 subunit produces the protein MSKDREFLWRRLHSLLGVVPVGLFLVFHLCLNFTAISGEANYNDSIGLLDLVPHWLLLVMEWVIIYIPLMFHAFYGVFIAFTATHNTKRFSTFRNWMFTLQRFTGIFLVIFIAWHIFQTRIQRAFGADVDWNMIAEIVDNPLMLAFYIVGIVSATFHLANGLWTFCVSWGITQSRKSQQIFTYVSLVVFVILSIIGVAAIVSFA